The genomic region ACCAGAATTATGCATTCCTGTTCCTCCATTATCGTTTGAATattttttttcaacttttacTTTAGCAGTTAAGCCCATTTGCTGCTTTTGAAATCTATAAAAATATGATGAtgcatttaaaatattaaataacaattattttaattaatacttACTCTACTTCAGAATGTCTTAACATAGGAGTAGAAATAGATGTATTTGATGTTATTGGAGCAGGTGTTAGTGGTGGTGTAGGCACTTCATCGTCAGGTCCTGAAATATCTGGCAACGATTTCACTAAGTCTttcaaaaagtcaaagcgattTTCTGAGAGGATACATTGTTTCCtacaaataaatgtaaaaaagaaattttcAATAAGTAAATGCTTATAATGAAGCTGTGATAGTTTTAAATGTTCTTCTACTTACATATGAGATGGGCTTAAAGTTTTGGCATTCTTGGCACTAGTAATTTGCATAGTTTTTGTAAGCAATGAATGTACAAACAACTCTAATGTTCTAGGTATATATAAATAGTTAAGGAATTTATAACTGGGAAGTATCGAATAATATGATTAAAAAAGGTACTGGAATCATAAcgttaattaaataaatgtaaaattcTAGAAACATATTAGCATATTTGCAGTATTAATTGTATAAGGATATAGATTATAATTGGCACTGCCTGTGCAACTTTCCCAACTTCTTCGTCAGTCtgcataatttttttaattcgtcCCTATGTAGGAATGCAGAATTAGGTTATCTACGTACATTTATTGGTTTTTTGTATAAATACTTTATGTTTTTTCATGTTTTCATGGTATCACaaaagtttattattaattgcaGTACTGTtctcttattaaaattataattgcgTGTATGtcaaatttcaatatttttggaGAAACACTCTTTTCAAAATATACATCTTATTTTGATACTCACGGCTGGAAAACGGGCattgtattttttctttttacttggcaTTATCACACGGATATTACTACTTCACAACGCgaataatgtatataaataaaacgATGAACGAAACTGTGAAAAAAACGCGTTTAATGTTGTATTAGCTGCAATTTAAGTGTTCCAAAACTTGACAGACATCTGTAAACTGTACTTTCAATAGTTCATAAAATAATCAATGTCCTCAAATTCATTGGTTGACAAGtgtaaaatgtataataaatcaAGTAAAGCCTATCCAAGAATCATttatgaaaacaatttttactttttatt from Megalopta genalis isolate 19385.01 chromosome 3, iyMegGena1_principal, whole genome shotgun sequence harbors:
- the NC2alpha gene encoding negative cofactor 2 alpha isoform X1, producing MPSKKKKYNARFPAGRIKKIMQTDEEVGKVAQAVPIIISRTLELFVHSLLTKTMQITSAKNAKTLSPSHMKQCILSENRFDFLKDLVKSLPDISGPDDEVPTPPLTPAPITSNTSISTPMLRHSEVEFQKQQMGLTAKVKVEKKYSNDNGGTGMHNSGTVNQMVTNTSVSQVPEFQISVPTSFQISQPNFYTEVNPMNLSTNTSNVSANNQPTSNFAHTANLDEDYDT
- the NC2alpha gene encoding negative cofactor 2 alpha isoform X2 — its product is MQTDEEVGKVAQAVPIIISRTLELFVHSLLTKTMQITSAKNAKTLSPSHMKQCILSENRFDFLKDLVKSLPDISGPDDEVPTPPLTPAPITSNTSISTPMLRHSEVEFQKQQMGLTAKVKVEKKYSNDNGGTGMHNSGTVNQMVTNTSVSQVPEFQISVPTSFQISQPNFYTEVNPMNLSTNTSNVSANNQPTSNFAHTANLDEDYDT